The Vanessa atalanta chromosome 12, ilVanAtal1.2, whole genome shotgun sequence nucleotide sequence aatcgcTATCATTGGAATGTAATGTACAAGTACTTGCAAtaaaactccagaaaagttttttttatcaaaatgccAGATTATActgaaatgacagtttttgcctatGTGACGCCACACCACGGCGGCTCGtgtttttagtctgtatatcacgtgacctaatcacgtgatatacagactaaaaattacgacttttaatttcaatgtaataaattaataatgcgctTTTATgactcaatatcaaaatatttaaatatatttctacatttattttaatttttatcaaatttcataatttatttttcactacctAAAACACCCTATTGCTAATTGTTGACGTACTAACTTCAagccgaaaaaaaatattaggtttttCCATCGAAAAATTCAAAGTAATAGTCTGGAAGTCTTGTGCACTATGATAGGTCCTGGGCAGTTGGCTGATAACCCTTAAGGTTGGCCGCCGTGACCGATAAGGTCAgaacatcattataatattattattttacaaataattacaccCAAACTGAACGAGCTGAGATGGCGcgatggttagaacgcgtgcatcttaccgatgattgcggatacaaacccaggcaagcaccactcaattttgatgtgcttaatttgcgcttataattcatctcgttatCGGGGGTGATGGAAAACGTCGTAAGAAAttctgcatgtgtccaatttcaacgaaattctgccacatgtgtattcacccgCATtgaagtagcgtggtggaatatgctccaaaccttctcctcaaaaggagaggaggccttagcccagcagtggaaaatttacaggctgttaatgttgtttaaaaataatcctgTATACATATGCACATATGTATGTTCGTTTGATTCAAATGTGCTGTCGTGTTAATCTCACTTGCGTGAAGAATTCTGCCATGGTACCATCAACATGCAAAAGTTAGCGCGCGAGTCGTATCAGAGTCTTGgtaccaaaataataaatttaccgaACAAAAGTAAAGAGAAAATAACCAgttactcataaaaaatagatcaaTACTCATACTTTGCGGGTAAGCATACTGCGGTGGAACGGCTGGGAAGGGGTAGCCGAAGCCGTATGGCCCTGGATACCCGTACATTCCTGGAACAacacgatttatttttaaaaaaaatctaccgcCATGCGCGTGGCCAACATAACGATCATACGATATGgacgataaaaaaaatgataaaaatccataaaatttgttattattttatttaactatcatTTGCCTAATTCGAAGCTAATTAACAATTATGGCTTTACTTTCAGACTATCTAAGAGGCTCATTCATAATAACCGGTCGAACAAAGTTTGAATGTTGGCATGTTTATATTCGTCCGGTAAAGGTGTGgcagggctctgtgcaagccggTCTTGGTAGGCAGCACCCACTCGTTAGATATTCATCCGCAatacaatacttagttttgttgtgttccagttttaaggatgagcgagccagtgtaacatgtactggggacataacatcttagttctcaaggtcaatattggtggctcattggcaatgtaaggaatgctttatatttgttacaacaccaatgtctatgggaagTGGTGACCCCTTGACATCAAGTGGCCAATTTAACAGTCCGACTACCTATACCACACCtgtcttgtattgaataatgagTGTTTTAGATTCAAATCATTATCATGATGTCATCACGCCGGTTGCTAATAATAGTACCATACAGTCTGTATTTTAGTATTTGTCCAACCTGCAGTCTTGTTGTAGATGACCTCTCTCTCGGGAGTGGTCAGCTTCTCGGTCTTGACGCGCTTACGATCGCGTTCGTCTTCCGATATTGAGCTGATCGAAGACTCCCGCTTGGGTTTCTTTGTCTCCAGGGCTGACCGAATTATTATACGCCCTggaaattaaagaaaacaatttattcgTCACATGAACCACACACACCTATTGAAATGTGTTCTACTTAGACTGTCTGCTAaattacaatgtaaaaaatagttgtATAAGTTTCGTTCTGGCAACCCGGGGACTAACGACCCGAGCTGGACATGCCACTGGCGCCCTTTtatgttgtatgtatgtatgtctacTGGTTCCAGAGTCGTCTTTGACGGTAGAAATCATGGAACAAATGAGGTGCAGGAGAGGGAGGAGACTCCAGACCTTGGCGCCCTAATGTCGGCACCTGTTAAAAGTCCCGCTGAACGTTCATAGACTGTTACTAATCTTACTTCGAAGTACActctaaaaatattctttcataCCATCTAGTGCATGTTTGAGCCGATCCCTCTGTTCTTCAAGAGCTTTTTCTTGTTGTTGCTTATAATTGTCAACTATTCTTTGCCGTGCAAAACAATCGCTTGCATTATAATAGCGTGCTGTTCTTTTGCTACTCTGGTGGAGCTCTGGACGAAgctgtaaattaatttagaatacatTACAATTGTTCATTGACTATTTACAAATCATAATGGTCTCCTCCTAATCAATTTTGGTTGAAAAGTTATTAAAGTGGAATCATATACACTCCATATATGAAAAGGacattagatttaaatattccttGTAATTTTCTTATGTATTCGCAATATTATGCTCTACAAGAATTCttgaatttttacattttttttacattaacaacctgcctttgaggcgaaggtttggagtatattccactaAGCTGCTCAAAtgggggttggtggaatacacatgtggcagaatttcgttgaaattagacacatgcaggtttcctcacaatgttttcctttaccgccgagcatgagatgaattataaacacaaaataaggcTCTTCTTGATTCTtgaatagtataaattaatcaatgcTACCATTTAACTACAACATCTATATATGTTCTTTAATTTCACATTTAGTTACATTAACATAATGGGTCCATAATGAATACCATTGCATATTCAAGATCCAGACCAGGATATTGcatcaattaaatgtcaaagttatttaattatctttactcCTCCTGTAGTCCCAAAAGTATATTACACAAGTACACACAAACACATGTACACTCTTGATTctgacatttttatattcatagcgACAATACAAGACTCAGATCAGAATTGTATATCTCAATAATATCAGGACAGTTCAAGGTTGAATTGTTTATATGTCTTAAATTTAAGTGAAGTTGAAACAGCAAtgctaaatataacaattatttctaCTAAAACATACCTCGATTCTCTTAAACAGCTCATCAATCAATCTTAGAGCTTGTAATCTTTTCTGAGTTTTCAGTAACTTCTTCTGCTCCTCTGCCACTCTTTTATTGAGATCCACATTATCCTTTGCCATCAATTTTGCAAGCTGTTTCTTTTTTCTTCTTTCTTCTCTCTCCCTCATCTTTTcaagtttttctttttcatgGTGATCAATTTTTTGCctaaaacattaataagtacatgatagtttcttttttttttttaaacttacgcATTACCAATAACCAATTGATTATAGGAGACATATTCAACataattgtctttatttatatttataggataataaaaatgtatggagagccgagatggcccagtggttagaacgcatgcatcttaaccgatgatttcgggttaaagcccaggcaggcaccactgaattttcatgtgcttaatttgtgtttataattcatctcgtgctcggcggtgaaggaaaacattgtgaggaaacctgcatgtgtctaatttcaacgaaatacctacaatgtgtattccgtcaacccgcattggagcagcgtgggggaatatgctccaaactttctcctcaaagggagaggaggcctttagcccagcagtgggaaaatttacaggttggtaatgctaaaaaaaaatgtatgtacatttttttccttaatattatttaatttaaataagtgacAGACTACCTTTCTTTGGCTTCTCGCTTTGCCATTTTTTCTTTTTCCCGTTTTTCTTCTTCCTCCTTCGCCCTCTGTCTGGCTGACAGCCTCTCTCGAACTATAGACCTCCTTTTAACAGCAGCATCTGTCATATGTTTTGTCTTATCGAAGTCCACTTGTATGCTGCACCATTCGGCAATGTCTTTATTTTTCCGCAACAATTTACAACCCCTTAACGAATCCATGCACCGTACAAAACCAGCATATTCACTGAACTGCACATATCCTTCAAAATATAATGAGGCATCTTGAGCAGGTATTGTAATACCTCTCATAGGAGCTTTCATTTGCATACGAAAAGGATCAGCAGCTGGTATATCCACCTGTCTCACTATGCCATATCTTTCGAATACTTTCTTGAATATACTCTCAGAAGGAGGTGCATCGTCATCTACGTCGCGGTCATGAACAAACCATCTGATAGGCAAATTTTTAATGTGAATTGTGTCAGGTCTCTCGCCGGGCTTCATTTCGTCCATGTCTGTCGCATCTCGAAAGAACGAATCCCAGGCGTGGCGACTCGGGAAATCAGACTTCACTTCCGCAACTTTAACTTTCAAGGGTTCTGGGTAATCTGTTAACTGTATTATTCTGTCTTCGAGGCGTGCCAGGACACGATCTAGTTTCTGGCGATTTTCCAGTTCAGCGTCGAACCTAATCACTTCAGAACTGTGCTTTGACACTTTCAAAATAGAGAAGTTATCAGGTTGGATCATTTTCCGTAACTTCTCCATCAATTCCCAATTGGACAATGACTTGCCGTGTACCTTTTGCGCGGGGAGCTGGACAGAAATGTTTAGCTTTGCAAACGATTTAAGATACAAACGCTGTGGCAAATACAACACCACAACGTCTGATGAATCTCTACAAACTTGAATACTCATcttgacttatttattttatatattatttgattgaaagtaatgcttatttttataattttaatattacaataattacatcCTAAGTTATGTCCTAAAAAtgctaagtaaattaaatacttaaaataattaatataaaaatgctagtctatgtaatatttatataaaataataaagagaaGGTTCAATGAAATGACCAAAAAGTAATCCTAATTTAGCTCCCATCGTTTGCGCCACTTtaacaattattgaatattttaagtaaaacttgTAATTGTTCAAACACGATAAAGATATtcagagtttttatttaatttattataatgttagtcAGTTGTCACAGAATACATAATACAGATAcacatagattaaaaattacttttggaCAGATCTTGATTATCTTTTTTAAAGATGTTATACATAAGGCCAAAGCACTCCACCATACAACCTATgacaacatattattattgatttgcaggtattttaggtataaaagtTACAAAGAGGTaagtttgattgtttttttgttttttctaatatatataatgtatatacctCTCGCTCCTACATCCACGCATATAAATTATCCACATAGCCATTTATGGTTAACTCTAGGTTTATTACTTAgttcgtaatatttattaatttttatcgctTATTACGCACAAtggaaaatatgaaatatcggtatatttacgagtacgagttctaccgtggcaccagtgctgcagaaacagctcgaaGGATTAATGATGTGTATAGCGCTGGTGTCGCAAAAGAAAACACTGTACGTTTTTGGACTCAATGTTTTCGTTCAGGGAATTTCGAAAATGAAGACACAGACACAATAATGAAgggattttaaatgaaatcactACTTGTGATGAAAAGTGGATACTGTACGATAATTGGAAGCGCTCGTCGCAATCGCTGAACCCTGGAGACCTAGCCAAATCCTGCCCTAAACGAAAATTGACTCAAAAAAAGTTACTTGTGAATATTTTGTGAACTAGCGCCGGTGTCGTTCGTAGAAAGCTGTAGTAGCTTTCTAAAATCTGGCCAAACTATTACGGCAAATATCTATTGTCAGCAACTGCAAACCATGAAAGAAGAACTAGCTGCTAAGAGATTGGTCAATCGCTTTAGGCAATCGCTACTTCACGACAACGCAAATTCACACAGTGCACAACAAATAGCCACAAAGTTAGATGAGCTACAATTGGAATGTCTGCGACATCCACCATACTCTCCGGACCCTGCTCCAACAGATTACCAATTTTTCCGGAATTTGGACAACTTCTTACAAGGAAAGAAATTCAACTCCGATGCGGCAGTCCAAACcgccttcaaagagtttattgattttCGCCCTCatggtttttttagtaaagggtAGATCCCTAACCACCTATGAGATGATGCAAAAGTGCATAGATATCAACGgtgcatactttgattaattaaataaattttacaacaaaaaaatatactttatattcctCCCGTATAAAACTCAAATTTCATGTGTACGGaccaaatatatttcatagataACTAAAAGCACGCATTTGCAAACATTTAATAAGAGGAAAAAATAACAGCAGCTGTAGTTCAGTTTCATTGTTACCTCATCAAAAACAGGAcaccaaattaatattttaacgttttatcTCGATAAATATCGTCTTTAACGTGCACTTGCACTATAATAGTAGAGAACGAACTAGTTCGATTTTTGAATGTTTAATATGtgataattagttaattatattcagTCTTAGTTAGACTTTATAATCTTCTAAGATATGTATTGATTAGTCCGCACGTCTTAGATCATTCAAGGAAGAAAATAGCTGAACACAAATTgcaatcttgttttttttttatttctcgttCGAGATAAGTaataaatgtaagaaaaaaacaactataatttatatgactattaaaaatatttgagtcATGGTGTTAGATGATGCATCAttgtcatcatcgtcatcatctcAGCCGTatgacgtccactgctggactcGGCCTCCCCGTAAAACGACCGGTCTTGCCTAGCCTATTGGGTTAACCATGCTCCGCTTACAATGCATTTTACTAAATGTCATTTTGggtttttaatttctataaataaaaaataatgatttaataaagaatccttttattttgtaatacagaGTCAAAGACTCTACAAACGACATTGCAATCAGGAGAGCTATTGCGTTTTAAATGTGATAACATATCAAATACTGTTACTTAAATCTACACCATAAATAATTTAGCAATTTACACAGCTCTGCATTAGCATAAGGTAATTTATATCAAGTTTGAAGGCTCCATAACATGAAGCAATCTTAGTCTAGACTAACTtacaccaaaataaataaaaattgtgaagTTACCGAACCTATTTCAGACATTGCCTGAACTTACCGACAAGTCAAAGCTTCATTATATctgtaattttcattttataatattcagtaATTGGTCAATGTTGgcattaatttttatcttttccTAGATATAGTTCAtttaattccaatttcaaatttcaacattaaaatctcaaattcacttaaaaaatgttttcttttacatttacaaacatCATCTTAAAAAGTGGGTTTATACAACCATCATTTAAATGTTTGGTATTATAATGAAGTCCTGACATAGccaatattagttaaatataggAACCTGTTCTAAATTTACCTAAAAATGTGAGCTTacattaatataactattaaatactTTGTCACTGGTGCGATCAGGAATTTTAAGACATTAGTAACCTAACCGCAAACaatcattacattattataatgtaatatattaaaatgcacTTCTCATTGCAGATATTCATATTAGTAATTTAgtaatata carries:
- the LOC125067697 gene encoding A-kinase anchor protein 17A isoform X1, producing the protein MSIQVCRDSSDVVVLYLPQRLYLKSFAKLNISVQLPAQKVHGKSLSNWELMEKLRKMIQPDNFSILKVSKHSSEVIRFDAELENRQKLDRVLARLEDRIIQLTDYPEPLKVKVAEVKSDFPSRHAWDSFFRDATDMDEMKPGERPDTIHIKNLPIRWFVHDRDVDDDAPPSESIFKKVFERYGIVRQVDIPAADPFRMQMKAPMRGITIPAQDASLYFEGYVQFSEYAGFVRCMDSLRGCKLLRKNKDIAEWCSIQVDFDKTKHMTDAAVKRRSIVRERLSARQRAKEEEEKREKEKMAKREAKERQKIDHHEKEKLEKMREREERRKKKQLAKLMAKDNVDLNKRVAEEQKKLLKTQKRLQALRLIDELFKRIELRPELHQSSKRTARYYNASDCFARQRIVDNYKQQQEKALEEQRDRLKHALDGRIIIRSALETKKPKRESSISSISEDERDRKRVKTEKLTTPEREVIYNKTAGMYGYPGPYGFGYPFPAVPPQYAYPQTYFPRGAYFAEARRARGRGRARGRGRLPYFDGPDATHQYYQYFKKLTEAGHRNEHDNRSRSRSRSRSHSRRRSYSRSRSRSRRRSYSRSRSRSRRSRSRRSRSRTRRSRSRSRRSRSHSRSNSRSRRRSKSKSRRSKTKSRSKSRCRTPSPKQTDTQPRADSRGPPERRHRSRSWSLPKQAEGSKSWSKSPKK
- the LOC125067697 gene encoding A-kinase anchor protein 17A isoform X2, with product MEKLRKMIQPDNFSILKVSKHSSEVIRFDAELENRQKLDRVLARLEDRIIQLTDYPEPLKVKVAEVKSDFPSRHAWDSFFRDATDMDEMKPGERPDTIHIKNLPIRWFVHDRDVDDDAPPSESIFKKVFERYGIVRQVDIPAADPFRMQMKAPMRGITIPAQDASLYFEGYVQFSEYAGFVRCMDSLRGCKLLRKNKDIAEWCSIQVDFDKTKHMTDAAVKRRSIVRERLSARQRAKEEEEKREKEKMAKREAKERQKIDHHEKEKLEKMREREERRKKKQLAKLMAKDNVDLNKRVAEEQKKLLKTQKRLQALRLIDELFKRIELRPELHQSSKRTARYYNASDCFARQRIVDNYKQQQEKALEEQRDRLKHALDGRIIIRSALETKKPKRESSISSISEDERDRKRVKTEKLTTPEREVIYNKTAGMYGYPGPYGFGYPFPAVPPQYAYPQTYFPRGAYFAEARRARGRGRARGRGRLPYFDGPDATHQYYQYFKKLTEAGHRNEHDNRSRSRSRSRSHSRRRSYSRSRSRSRRRSYSRSRSRSRRSRSRRSRSRTRRSRSRSRRSRSHSRSNSRSRRRSKSKSRRSKTKSRSKSRCRTPSPKQTDTQPRADSRGPPERRHRSRSWSLPKQAEGSKSWSKSPKK